Within Thermococcus celer Vu 13 = JCM 8558, the genomic segment GGTTAACCCGAAGGTCATGATGACGGGAATGATAAACCCGGACGGGACGATAGGCCCGGTTGGGGGCATACTGGAGAAGGCTTCGGCGGCCCACGAGGTCGGGGCGGAGCTCTTCCTCATCCCGGAGGGCCAGCGGATCCAGTACGTGCAGGAGACCCAGAAAAAGGAAATAGGGGGGATAGTTGAGATAAACACCCAGACGAAGAGGGTTGACGTCGTCGATTACGCCAAAGAGCGCTGGGGACTGAAGGTGGTCGAGGTAAAGGACATCTACGACGCCGTGTACTACTTCACGGGGCACAAAATCCCCCGGCCAAAGGTGCCGGCCTACACCAGGATAGACACGGGCTTCCTCAAGAACGATGCCCTAAGCGACTACGATAACACCACCGCCTATTACCGGTCAACGCTGGAAAAGCTCAAGAAGAGCGACGTTAACTACGCCACCTATACCACCCTGATGGAGGCCATGAACGAGGCCGAGGCCATCCTCAACGAGTCGAAGAAGAGCCTCGATGGAGGGATGTACTACACGACCCTGAGCAAGGACTTTAAGGCCAGGATAATCATAAGGCACGTGGACTGGTACATAAGCGTGAAAACCGAGGGGGACGTTCAGAAAATCCTGAAAACCGTTGGTTTCCAGATAAACGCCTCGGAGGAGAGGGTCTCCAACGTTACCATCAGGGGCACTACCATGCTCCAAGCCATCGCCGCCGCCGAGGAGAGGGTGGAGGAGGCCAAGGGCTTACTCGACGATGCGTGGAAGTATTACTACAACGGCAACTACTGGGACGCTATAGGACAGGCGGCCTACGCTTACGAGAGGGCCAAAACCGCCGTCTTCTGGGCGGACCTCGGCGAGAGGTTTGCAGGCGGGGAAGTGATAAGCAGGGACGTCGTCAAGACCACTGCAAGGGACTACCTGGACGAGTCCAGCCTCATAGTGACCTACATAGAGTCGATGTACGGTAACGTCGCGGGGGACCTCAGTCAGAGCATTCAGGAGGCGGAAGGGTACTACGACGACGGCAAGTACTCGGCGGCACTCTTCACCGCGATGGAGGCCCGCGTGAGGGCGCAGGTCTTTCTGGACACGCTTGGAATAGACAACCAGACCGTTCTCAGGGAAAAGCTGACCGGGATGAAAGAGGGGGCGAAGGTTGCCATCGCAACGGCCCAGGAGGGTGGGATAATCCCGGTTCTGGCGATGGCCTACTACGAGTTCGCGGAGAGCTACGAGCAGAGCGCCGATGAGAACGGCAGTATGGAGGATCTCCAGACGGCCATGATATTCTACCAGTACGCCAGGGAAACCGCGAACCTCTTCCTCAGCGAACCGACCCGGGAACCCGGCCCAAACACAACCGCCACGGACGTCCCACCGATCGTCATTCCCACACCATCGACCTCATCGACACGGGCCATGGAAAACGCAACGGCCACCCCGGGAGGGAATGCCGGGGGTGTGAGCGTTTCCACAGCGGTGATCCTGACGGCCCTGGGGGCGTTCATCCTCGGAGCCGCGGTGGGCAAGAAGCTGTGAACACCTCCCCCGCTTTTTTATACCCTTCCTCCGGAAAATTGAAGGGCAAGGGGGATAACGAAACTCCAATCTGAGCTGTGACGGAAGAGGGCTCGAATTATACCAGACTCCTGAGGAACTCAACGTACATCGCCTTAACCCGCCTCACGGACTCAACGCTCACCCACTCATCTGAGGAGTGCCAGTTTCCGCCGATGGGGCCGTAAACGAGCGTCGGTTTACCCAGGTAGGTTCCGAAGTAGTTGAAATCGCCCACGCTCCTCCCGTAGGTTATCCCCGGCTCCTTTCCGAAGAGCGCGGCGTGAACCCTCCTGAAGAGCCTCACGAACCCGTTGTTCTCCCTGACAGCGTAGGGGAGCATATCCGGGGTCGGCCGCTTGAACTTCTCGACCCTGACCTCCCCCCTGAGCTTCAGCCTTCCTGCGAGGTTGAGGAGTTCCCCCTCGACCTTATCCCAGTCCTCGCCGAGCACTACGTGCCTGTCGATTATCGCCCTTGCCCTATCGGGGACGCTCAGCCCGTCGGCGGAGCCCTCGATGTGGAGCGTGCAGTACGAGCCCTTTCCGAGTTTTCTATGGCTTCTGAACCTGATCCGCCCCAGGTTACCCACGAACCTTCCAAGTTCCTCGACGGCGTTCACCCCGAGGGAAGGCCTCGCGGCGTGGGCCTTCTTTCCAATCACCTCGACCTGAACCACGAACCGCCCCCTCGCGCCGAGCATGAGGCTCTCGTTGGTGGGCTCGGCCACGAGGACGAGGTCGGCTTTATCGAGCTTCCCGCTCCTTATCAGCTCCCACGCTCCCCTCGAGTAGCCCTCCTCGTCGCTGACGGCGGTGAAGATAACGTTCGGCCTCTCCCGCCTTGGGAGGTTCCCGAGCTCGACGAAGGCACCCATGAGGGCGGCGAGACCACCCTTCATGTCCGCGCTGCCGAGCCCGTAGAAGCGGTCACCCTCGAGCTCTCCGGAGGGATTCCTCGTCCAGCCCGGGGAAAGGTTCACCGTGTCCATGTGCCCGTTAAGGACGACGGTGGGCCCCTTTCCTGGAAGGTAAGCGATCACGTCGTCACCGAAGCCCTCTACCGGAAGGGTCTCCACTTTAAAGCCGTGCTCCTCGAGGAACGAGGAGATGAAACGTGAGACCTCCCCCTCTTCCCCGAAGGGGGAACGGATGGAGACGAGCCCTTTGAGCAGTTCAACTTCCATCCTCATCACCCTTGAGCTCCCTCGCGAAATCCTTAAAAAGCGTATCCGATTTTATGCTCCTCACCCTGTCGTACTCCCTTTTCAGGGCCTCGTAATTGTCCCTGGAGAGCTTGGCCAGGTCCATCATTAGGTGCTTTTCTTCACCGGAGAGCCGACCGGCAAGGTACGAATACACCCGCTCGCCCAGCTTTTCGAGCTCCATAACGACCTCCAGAACCGCGAGGTAGTCCCCCACGGTTTTTAATTCGAACCTCCTATTAAGGAAGGTCCTGCTCCATTCACGGGTTTCACCCTCAGATTCCAGATTGGGGTACAGCTTCCTGACCACCCTCCAGAGTTTTTCCCCTTCCCGGAGCTTCTTTTCCACGAAATCCCTAAACTTCACTCCCCAGTAGCTCCTTGGAAGCGTATTCTCCAGAAGGATGTATATCCCCACCGAATATTCCTCGCTTCGGATGAGATACGATAGAACCTCGGGAAACGGCCTCCTTGAGACATCACTTAGAACGGCCTTTATCTCCTCGAAGGCATCATCGTTCATAAAGGCCTCGAGGGGTGCGGGCATGACATCACCACGGGGAGATATAACGTCCAACTAAAAAAACGTTTTGGATGGTGGACCGGGCGGGATTTGAACCCGCGGCCTCCGCCTTGCGAGGGCGGCGCTCGTACCAGGCTGAGCTACCGGCCCGTGCCCGGTAATAGTGAAAAGGGCAGGGTTTAAAAGCTTTCCGTTGAGCGGGTGGTTCAGGGGTCATCCAAGGTAATCCCCCAGGGCCCTGCGGGCTACTTTCAGCACTTCCTCCGGCGGGGCCTTAAAGCCGCCGCCCCTCGCGAGGATCTCACTGCCACCTCCACCTCCCCCGACCTCGGAAAGAACCTTCTCCAGCAGGTCTTTCATAGACGGCCCTTTAACCTCGCGGTTCCTGGCGAATACCACGTAGTTCTCCCCGGCAACAAGGACGATGGTTCCCGGGTTTCTGTCAACGAGGTGCACAACGAAGGCCTGGGCGTCCTTCATCGGGGCATCCTCAACGTAAGAGATTACCCTAATTCCGTTGATCTCCTCGGCATCGTCCAGCAGGGCGCGGGCCTTCCAGTCCCAGAGTTCCCTCCTGAGGGCGTTCTTTTCATCCTCGAGTTCGCCCATTTCCTCCCTGAGCTCCCTCACCCTTTCAACGAGGGGGCGGTTCTTGTTGGGCATCTCGTCGAGGCTCTCCCAGTAATCCGATAGGATATCGTTGAGGTACCTAATGGCCCTGTTCCCAGCCACGAACTCGATGCGCCAGAGTTTCCTGCTCTTCCTGTAAAAACGAACCACCTTAATCAGGCCCACTTCCCGCGTGCTCCTCACGTGCGTCCCGCCGCAGGGGATGACGTCAACCCCCGGGATGGAGACTATCCTTATGGGTGGCTTGACCTTATCGGAGAGCCCTTTCCGGAGCCTCTGCCGGAGCTCATCGGGAAGCTCATCGTAAACCTCGACCTCAACCGGAAGGTCCGACCACACGATTTCGTTGGCCCTCCTTTCAACCTCAAGAACGGTCTCCCAGGTGAGCTCCCCGGGGTAGTCTATCTCTATCTTGTTGTACTCCGCGAATATCTGAAAGCCGGTCGTGCCGGCATCGTGGAGATCCTTGAAGACCGCCGAGAGGATGTGCTGTCCCGTGTGCTGACGCATGTTCTCGTAGCGCCATTCCGCATCGAGAATCAGCCTGACGGGCTCTCCCTGCTCGGGAAGACGTCCCTCAAGCCTTCCCTCGTGCCATATCTCGTCCTTTCCCTCGACCCGCTCAACGGTTATCCTGAACCCCTCGCCCGCTATTATTCCCCTGTCGGAGGGTTGACCTCCTCCTTCGGGGTAGAAAATCGTCCTGTCGAGCAGGACCCTTACGTTTTTCCCCTTTCTTTCGGTCCTCTCCACCTTCGCCCCGGCCTCCCAGAGGTAGGCGTTCCTGTAGAACAGCCTCTCCGTCATGTCACCACCGGAGGGAAAAGGAGGGCAGGGAATAAAAGGGTTGTTCCTCACGAACTCCCGGCTCTGGCCTCTATAAGGGCCTTAACGCGCTTGAGCCTGAAGAAGTTCTCGCGCTCCATCTCGTCGAGGCGCTGTTTGATGAACTTAACCGTGGCCTCCATGCGCGGGATTATGATGTACTCGAGGGCGTTGACGCGCCTTTTGGTGACCTCTATCTCCCTGCCGAGCCTCTTCAGCGTTTCCTCCACCTCGGCCAGACGGACCGCTAAGTCGAGGACCTCCTCGAACTTCCCGGCCGCGAGGTCGACCTTTGTCGAGCTCGAAACGAAGGCGTAACCGCGCTCGTTCGCGCTCCTCCTGAAGGACTCGGCCTCGATGAGCGGAACCGGAACTCCCATGACGTTCCTGCTCTTTATCTCGACCTCCCCGTTGGGGTTGACGGAGAGACTTATCTCCCTGAGGCGAAGGGTTCCGACGTCTATCTCCGCCGCCTGGAGAGCGCTGAAGGCCTCGGCCATCTTCTGCCCCAGTTCCCTCCTGAGCCTGAGGGCCTCGTCGTATATCGTGAAGAACTCCATCACCAGGGCGTCCTGCTTGTCCTTCAGGAGCTTGTGGCCTTTCCGGGCGAGGGTTATGCGTCTCTTGAGGTTAAGGAGCTCCATACGCGTTGGCTTCACGTTGAGTAGTTCTGCCATCTCGACCACCTAAGGGTTAAGGGAGGTCAGCCCTCCCTCTTCCTGTACTTGGGGTGGTACTTGAGGATGTACTCCTTCCTGACGCGCTTGAGCTCGCTCTCCGGCAGTTCCGCGAGGAGCTCCCAGCCGAGGTCGAGGGTCTCGAAGATGCTCCTGTCCTCGTCGTAGCGCTGGGCGACGAATTCCTTCTCGAATCTGTCCGCGAACTTTAGGTACTTCCTGTCCGTCTCGCTCAGGGCCTCCTCGCCGACGACCGCCACGAGGTCCCTCAGCGAGCGTCCCTCGGCGTAGGCCGCGTAGAGCTGCTGGCTGAGCTGTGGGTGATCCTCCCTGGTCATGCCCTTACCGATACCGTCCTTCATCAGACGGCTGAGGCTCGGGAGGACGTCGATTGGCGGATAGATGCCCTTCCTGTGGAGCTCCCTGCTGAGGACTATCTGGCCCTCGGTGATGTAACCCGTGAGATCGGGAATCGGGTGGGTTATGTCATCATCTGGCATCGTCAGGATGGGCACCTGGGTTATGCTTCCCTTCCTGCCCCTGACGCGGCCCGCGCGCTCGTAGATGGTGGCCAGGTCAGTGTACATGTAACCCGGATAACCGCGCCTTCCGGGAACCTCTTCCCTCGCGGCGGATATCTCACGCAGAGCCTCGGCGTAGTTGGTCATGTCCGTGAGTATGACGAGGACCTGCATGTCGTAGTCGAAGGCGAGGTATTCCGCAACCGTGAGGGCCATACGTGGGGTGATGATACGCTCGATGGCAGGGTCGTCCGCCAGGTTGAGGAAGAGGACGGCCCTCTCTATTGCCCCCGTCTCCTCGAAGCTCTTCTTGAAGAAGTTGGCCTCCTCGTAGGTGATACCCATCGCCGCGAAGACCACAGCGAACTTCTCCTCCTCGCCGAGGACCTTCGCCTGCCTGGCTATCTGGGCGGCGAGCATGTTGTGGGGAAGACCGGAACCGCTGAAGATCGGGAGCTTCTGACCGCGGATGAGGGTGTTCATTCCGTCTATCGCGCTCACACCCGTCTGGATGAAGTCCCTCGGGTAGGCCCTTGCGACCGGGTTGAGGGGAGCACCGTGGACGTCTCTCCTGTCCTCGGGGATTATATCGGGCCCGCCGTCTATGGGCTTTCCGATGCCGTTGAAGACCCTGCCGAGCATGTCCATCGAGACCGGAACCTTGAGGGTCTCGCCGGTGAAGCGGACGCGGGTGCTCTTAACGTCGAGGTCCCTCGTGCCCTCGAAGACCTGGACTATCGCCATGTCTTCCCTGGCCTCGAGGACCTGTCCCTTCCTCTTCTCTCCATCCTGGGTCTCCACCTCGACGACCTCACCGTAGGCGACGCCCTTAACGCCCTGAACTATCATGAGCGGGCCGTAGATCTTGCTAACGGTCGAGTACTCCATTCCCGGCATCGACATCACGCTCCGTACCTCTTAAAGAGCTCCTCAAACTGCTCGTTGGTCTCGTCGATGAGGGCCCTGACCTTCTCCACATCCGGCTCGAACTTCATACGGCCTATCTTCTCCCTCACGGGGAGCTTGGCTATCTCCTCAACCGGAACTCCCCTGTCGACGGCCTCCATGGTTCTGTCGTAGAAGTTCAGGATGACCCTCATCATCGTGACCTGCTTTTTCGGCGGACAGTAGGTGTCGACCTCGTCGAAGGCGTCCTGCTGGAGGTAGTCCTCACGGAGCATCCTCGTGACTATGAGAACGGCCTTCTCCTTATCTGGCAAAGCATCGGGACCGACGATCCTGACTATCTCCTGGAGCTCGGCCTCCTTCTGGAGGAGGGCCATGGCCTGGTCGCGCATCTTCCTCCACTCGGGGTCAACGTTCTTATGCCACCAGTCCTGAACGGCATCGAGGTAGAGGGAGTAGCTCCTGAGCCAGTTGATGGCCGGGAAGTGCCTCCTCCTCGCCAGGTCGGCGTCCAGGGCCCAGAAGACCTTAACGACCCTGAGCGTGTTCTGGACGACGGGCTCGCTGAAGTCACCGCCGGGCGGCGAGACCGCTCCTATGACGGAGACGCTTCCAACCCTCTCGTCGCTCCCGAGGGTGACCACCCTGCCGGCGCGCTCGTAGAACTCGGCTATCTTGCTCGCGAGGTAAGCTGGGTAACCCTCCTCACCCGGCATCTCCTCGAGACGGCCGGATATCTCACGGAGCGCCTCGGCCCACCTGCTCGTCGAATCGGCCATCAAAGCCACGTCGTAACCCTGGTCACGGAAGTACTCGGCTATCGTGATTCCGGTGTAAATTGAAGCCTCACGGGCGGCGACTGGCATGTTCGAGGTGTTGGCTATGAGAACGGTCCTCTCCATGAGGGGCTTCCCGGTCTTCGGGTCCTTCAGCTTGGGGAACTCCTCAAGGACGTCGGTCATCTCGTTCCCGCGCTCGCCGCAACCGATGTAGACGACGACCTGGGCGTCGCTCCACTTGGCCAGCTGGTGCTGGGTAACGGTCTTCCCGGAACCGAAGGGGCCCGGAATGGCGGCGGTTCCACCCTTCGCCTGGCTGAAGAAGGTGTCGATTGTCCTCTGACCCGTGATGAGAGGAACCTCGGGCGGGAGCTTCATCCTGTAGGGCCTCTTCACACGGACGGGCCAGCGGTGGTACATCTTGAGTTCCTCGATGCTCCCGTCGGCCTTCTTCACCCTCGCTATGACCTCCTCGATGGTGTACTCGCCCTCCTCGGCTATCTCAACTACCTCTCCCTCAACCCCCGGCGGAACTAAGATCCTGTGCTCGATGATGCTGGTCTCGGGAACGACGCCGAGGACGTCGCCGCCGGTTACCCTGTCCCCAACCTTAACCTTTGGGGTGAAGTGCCACTTCTTGTCCCTCGGCAGGGGCGGGGCGGTGAGACCCCTCGCGATGAAGTCACCGCTGAGCTTCCTTAGGGCCTCAAGGGGCCTCTGGATACCGTCGTACATTGACGTGAGGAGTCCGGGGCCGAGCTCAACGCTCAGAGAGGCGCCGGTTCCCTCGACGGGCTCGCCGGGCCTGATTCCGGACGTCTCCTCGTAGACCTGGATGACTGCTCTGTCGCCCTCAAGGCGGATTATCTCCCCTATGAGGCCCATTTCGCCGACGCGAACCACCTCGTACATCTTGCTTCCTCTCATTTCGTCGGCAACAACCAAAGGACCGGTAACGCGAATTATCCTTCCCATCTTCCTTCACCTCTTCAGTTCAACACCTATTGCCCTCCTAACTATCTCCTTGATGGCCTCCTCACCAAGCCTGGAGCCGGACTTGTCCGGGATCTGAAGGATGATCGGAACCGTTACATCGGGGAGTTCGACCCTCCCAACGAATCTCTCGGATATCAGGATTATCCCTATATCGTCCCTCTCGACGAGTTCCTTCAGCTTGTTCCTGAGGCGCTCCATCTCCAGGGGGGTATCCCCGAAGGAGTAAACCTCGTGGGCACCTGCCAGCCTGAAGCCGAGCGCCGTGTCCCTGTCGCCGAGCACTGCTATCTTCATGAGACATCACCCACGAGCTCCTTTATCCTCTCCGGGTGAACGCCATCCTCAATGAGCTTCGCCATGGCCCCGAGTTTCCTGACCTCTCTCTCCTTCTGGAGGATGTAGCCAAGGGGCGTGGCGACGCTGAGCGGGTAGAACCTGGCGAGTTCCTTCATCCTCCGGAGGATGTAATCCTCGAGCGTTCTCTCGAGGACGCTGAGGTCCCTCTCGACCTCCTCCCTGACGTCCCTGATGACCTTACCGTACCTGGTGGAATCGAGCTCGGCCAGGGCCATGCTCAGGTCCTCAACGTGCAGGAGCGGGTCGAGTTTCACGCTCCCACCGGGGATTATCAGAGATCTTAGCTCCTCCGCGCTCATCTTGGCGGACTTCCCCCGAAGGACGGTGAGTATGTTGGCCCTGTCTATCCTGAGCCTGACGAACTCCTCGAGGATAACCCTCTCCTCGCCCTTTCTCGAGAGGGCGTAGTCGAGAAGTTTCTCGTAATGCATCCTGTAAAGTTCGGTTTCGAACCTCTGAACGGATACCTCGCCGAGGAGCAGTCTCTGATAGGGTTCCTCGTAGGGGGTGCCCTCGAGGATGACGAGTATCTCCTCAAGGGTCTTCGCCTCGGCCATGGCCTTTACCTTGGGCAGCATCGGGCCTATCTCGATGATGTAATCGCTCGCGACCTCTCCGCCGAGCTTCGCCTTAACCACGCTGCTGACGTTTCTGATGTCCCATTCCTCGAGCATGAGCCTGAAGAAGGGACCGACCCTCTTCGGGAGGATCTTGATCATCAGCTCGTAAGTGCCGGCGAGGGCGCTCTCGAGGGCCCTCTCTACCTCCTCAACGGTGTAGGACGAAACGTTGGCGAGGTAGTCCCTGTAGTCCGTATCCTCAAGGCCGACGACGAAGTTCTGCAACGTTCTGCTCTCGGCCAGCTCGTTGAAGCGCTGCTCCGTGAGGAGTTTCGCCTCCATGGCACTTATCCGGGCGTTCGGGTAGGAGTAGGGGGTGTACTTCCAGAGTATCGCGGTCGTCTTGTACCCCACCCAAGTGAACACCAGGGCCAAAGTTGTGTCGAGGATTCCCGTTACCGCTCCCACTTCCATTAACCTCACCCGAAGAGAGCCTTGGCTATCTCCGCCCTCAGCTCGCTCTCAAGCCGTCCTATCCTCGCCTCAAAGGTGTTGTCCACCCTGACCGAACCGTCGATGGTCTCAACGAGGACGCCGCCTATGCTGGACAGGGGTTCACCGAGGGTTATCTCCACGTTTCTACCGGCCTTCTCCGAAACCGCCGCCCTAAACTCCTCGAGCCTGGCCTCGATGAGCCTGAGGGTCCTTTCGTTGGAGCGAGCCACGACGCTCCCAGTCCCGAGCTCCTCGATGGCCCCCGCGGTGAGTTCAACGAGCATGGGGAAGTACTCCTCATCCGGGAGCTCCGCGAGTCTATCCTTGAGGGCGGTTATCACCTCGCGGATGAGACTCTCCTGAACCTCAAGGCGCTTCCTCCTGACCTCAAGGCGAGCGCCGGCTATTATGCGCTGTTTTTCGGTCTCGGCCTGGGTCCTGGCCTTTCTGAGGATCCACTCGGCTTTTGCCTCTCCCCTCTTCTTCGCCTCCTCCTTGATCTTCTCCGCCTCTTTCTGGGCCTCGCTGATTATGTACTGTATCTTCCGCTCCGCTTCCCTGTTAATCTCCTGAATGATGGGCTCTGCCCCTTCCATCCTCCTTCCTCCCTGAGGTTATAAAGAAAGTTTAGTGGAGTCAGAAGCCGACTCCGATGACTATCATGATCAGGGCTCCAACGAGACCGAAGATGGCCATCGTCTCCGCCATGGCGGCGAATATGATTCCCTGGGTGAAGGTCTTCGGGTTCTTGGCGACGGCACCGATGCCCGCGCCCGCGATGATTCCCTGGGGTATTGCCGAGAGACCGGTGAGGCCAACCGTAAGGCCGGCACCGAGGAGGATGGCGCTTTTAACGATGTTGTCCGTGTTGTTGGCCGTGAACTTGAAGCCGCCACCGAGGATTCCCGAGACCATCAGGATGAGGAACAGTGTGATGAGGCCGTATATGCTCTGGGTCATTGGCAGTCCCTCGAGGATGAGGGCGTTCTTGAAGTTCTTCTCGTCTTCGGCGACGACTCCAGCCGCGGCCGCTCCGGCTATACCAACACCGAAGGCAGATGCCGCTCCAGCCAGTCCTGCGGCGAGGGCCGCACCAAGGGATACGTAAACTATCGGGTCCATCTTTCATGCACCTCCTTTAACTTCAAACTCCAGTTCGGAAACCTCTCTTTTTGCCCTGAAGGGCTCGAAGGGTTTACCATCACCTGAATAGAAAGTACCGAAAAACTCAACGTACTGCAAACGGAGCGAGTGAACGAACGCTCCGAGGGCGTTGATGGCGACCGAAAACAGCTGGCCGCCGACAAAAAGTACGAGTCCAATGACTATGCCTATCGGAACGGGGCCGATGTTTATACCCCACACCATCTGGGTGAGCACGTTGACGACCATCGCTATTCCGGCCGTGGCGAGGGCGAGGGCCATGAGCCTCGCGTAACTTAGCCAGCTACCCACGAAGCCGAAGAAGTCCGAGATCACGAGGAGCGCCGCCAGTGCACCGTTCTTGAGCTCGCTGAGCACGAAGAGCACCAGACCCGCCCCGAAAAGGGCCTTTCCTGGCATCTCAAAGGCCGGATTCCTGGTACCGAGGAACAGGGTGGTAATCCCGAGTATTATGAGCATCCAGGAGAGCTGATCGAGTATAGCTTCCTTCACCTCGCCGTTCCTGAGCTTGACGATGAAGCCGACGGTGTAGCCCGTGAAGAGGTGGGCTATGCCTATCGCGAGGGCCAGTTCGAGCACCACGAGGGCGTCCCTGAATGTGTCCCACACGCGCGGAACGCTGAATCCCGCGAGGTCAAGGGCGTTGCCGAAGTAGCTGCCGAAGAGCACTCCCATGCCCATGGTGAAGAAAGAGCTCACGAGCAGGGTGTAGGCGAACTTGTAGGTGCCGTCGTTGAACTTCTTATGGCCCTTGACGAGGAGGGCCGCGATTATCGCTATTATGAGGCCGTACATGAAGTCGGTGAGCATGAAGCCGAAGAAGAACGAGTAAGTGAAGGCTATTATCGGCGTGGGGTCTATCTCGTTGTACTTGGGGACGCCGTACATCTGGGTGAGCATCTCGAAGGGCCTGGCCCAAGATGGGTTCCTCAGCTTTATCGGGATCTCGTCGAGTTCATCCTCCGTGGGCTCCCGGATGTTGATGTAGGCCTTTCCGCCGGTTACCCGCTTGATGCCCTCGAGAACCTCCGGAACGTTCTTTCTCGGTAGCCAGCCGGTCAGGGCGAAGGTCATGTTAGTTCTGGCGAGCATCGGGAGGACGGTCGCCTTGTCGCGCTCGTTCTCCATGAGCTCCTGGTAGAAGACGACGTCATCGTAGTACTTCCCGGCCAGCGCTTCCGCGTCCTTCCTGGCCCTCTCGAGTTCCTCCTCCTTCTCGCTTAGCTTCTCCTCGTACGCCCTGATGAGCTCCCTCGGCGTTCCCTCCCCCTCGGGAACTTCAATTCTCTCGAGGGAGTACTTGGCCAGAATAGGGTTGGCCTTCTCGTAATCCTTGCGCAGAAAGACGAAAACGGCCAGAACTTTGTCCTTCAGTTCCTTTGAAACTATGACCGCCCGCTTTGCCGTGGCCTCCGTAACCTCCTCGACGAGGGGTTTGAACCTGTTCCTCTCAACGGTTCCCACGACGATTTCGATCATGTCGGTTGAGCGGAGGTAAGAAACGTCGAGGTCGATGAGCGAGAGGAGCTCCAGAACCGCTATCTCTCCCTTTATCCTCTCGATCTCCGTCTGGGTGGCGGTTATCCTCCCCTCTACGGCCTTTATCTCGGGTTCGACCGTGGAAAGAAATCTCTCGACGTCCTTTATGAGCTCCTCGATTCCCCTGTACCGGTATCTTTTTTTCTCCGTCTCCCTGGGAAATATGAACTCCCTGATTCCCCCGCCGGATGACTTTCTGTGGGCCTTCAAGAAATCGGCGAGCCGGGAGATGGTTATGGAGTATGAAGCGGCCTTCCTGTGGTACTCGTTGGGCGAGTCCCTCTGGGCTATCTCAACGTTGAGCTCCCTTATCTCAACCACTCCGTTCTCGTGGAGGTACGTCAGGAGGGCGTCCTTGTACCTGTTAAGGGTTATGACCTCGATCTTCACCATCTCTTCGGGCCTGAACATCTCAGCTCCCTCTTACGAGTGCTATTCCCGCGGAGATGGCCCTCTCGAAGTTGTTGGTAGCCCTGACCTTGAGCTCCTCGATCTCCGAATTTCCTGCCTCGAGGATCTTCTTTGCCTCTTTCTCACCCTCGAGGCGGGCCTTTTCGATCAGGGATTGGGCGTTCTTCTCCGCCTCCTCGATTATGCTCTTTTCAAGGGCCCTGGCCTCCTCACGGGCTTTGAGGACTATCCCCCTGGCCTCCTCCTTGGCCCTCTCTATCCGCTCTTCCGCCTCCCTTTCCGCATCGACAATACGCTTGATGACCTCCTCCATTATTTGGCCCCCCTATGGTGAAAACAGGTGATCCTCACTCCATCCTTGGCTTCTGTAATCGGTTTAAATATTTTTTGGAAGTTACAGTTTGAAGCGGGTAACTGGGAAGAAAAGAGGGTAAAGGGGCCTCAATCCG encodes:
- a CDS encoding V-type ATP synthase subunit H produces the protein MEEVIKRIVDAEREAEERIERAKEEARGIVLKAREEARALEKSIIEEAEKNAQSLIEKARLEGEKEAKKILEAGNSEIEELKVRATNNFERAISAGIALVRGS
- a CDS encoding V-type ATP synthase subunit I; the protein is MFRPEEMVKIEVITLNRYKDALLTYLHENGVVEIRELNVEIAQRDSPNEYHRKAASYSITISRLADFLKAHRKSSGGGIREFIFPRETEKKRYRYRGIEELIKDVERFLSTVEPEIKAVEGRITATQTEIERIKGEIAVLELLSLIDLDVSYLRSTDMIEIVVGTVERNRFKPLVEEVTEATAKRAVIVSKELKDKVLAVFVFLRKDYEKANPILAKYSLERIEVPEGEGTPRELIRAYEEKLSEKEEELERARKDAEALAGKYYDDVVFYQELMENERDKATVLPMLARTNMTFALTGWLPRKNVPEVLEGIKRVTGGKAYINIREPTEDELDEIPIKLRNPSWARPFEMLTQMYGVPKYNEIDPTPIIAFTYSFFFGFMLTDFMYGLIIAIIAALLVKGHKKFNDGTYKFAYTLLVSSFFTMGMGVLFGSYFGNALDLAGFSVPRVWDTFRDALVVLELALAIGIAHLFTGYTVGFIVKLRNGEVKEAILDQLSWMLIILGITTLFLGTRNPAFEMPGKALFGAGLVLFVLSELKNGALAALLVISDFFGFVGSWLSYARLMALALATAGIAMVVNVLTQMVWGINIGPVPIGIVIGLVLFVGGQLFSVAINALGAFVHSLRLQYVEFFGTFYSGDGKPFEPFRAKREVSELEFEVKGGA